From a single Paenibacillus sp. FSL R5-0345 genomic region:
- a CDS encoding stalk domain-containing protein, giving the protein MGFKVLKQGLCVILALLLLFSILPLQTARAAEAKKLQLSLKVGSTSATVNGKKVAIERPFIENGTVMVPLGVFKKTFGSTVSLVGNDVVKVTYGSHTGLMTMGSTSAWKDETKVKLTSAPRMVSGVLMVPLRFVANVLGATLSQGNGGKLIITLVPADNEGDIPVDTGIDSDVGKTRIGNSYFQWTLNYPSGLITGNSGGDESVATFSSADNLYYLEIHAIDQAVSLDADGLLEQLVREVEEGGELILDRESFPKASVPYARLVSKDSSGALWESRLIYAEGRLYEIYLTDEKAVNYKDLAKYSGLLSSFRPSFDTKDNKIRDLSTVKNGLSEAYNEDYGISLQVPVAWTKDDQHFYYESKQGSHLSVAITSAPAGSTLESWAEELKTKTQENFVADAYIFKDSKKSEISGVPAQIGETQLNFGNGWTTEYQVIVLKNGFRYYFEYVTSAGQEDDKAKFKAIIASIDIDFDHMKENFGRLASDDYKTLKNKTITKVSKRYGYAIDIPRLWAPNQDVFETQSVEYRFIGGRFQISSKPEGSVDYTVNVLKDSYQNKNNDPKGPRIESIVESTFAGVPATILTVNQIKNGVPLRSKQVVFGKNEVVYTITIMLNDANATTEQQALLDKTLQSFRFTGNE; this is encoded by the coding sequence ATGGGCTTTAAAGTGTTAAAACAAGGATTGTGTGTGATACTGGCCTTACTATTATTATTTTCTATATTACCCCTACAAACAGCACGGGCAGCAGAAGCAAAGAAACTACAGCTGAGCCTTAAAGTTGGTAGTACATCAGCTACGGTGAATGGAAAAAAGGTGGCTATTGAGCGACCTTTTATAGAGAATGGAACGGTTATGGTTCCGCTTGGGGTTTTTAAAAAGACATTTGGCAGTACGGTTTCCTTAGTGGGAAATGATGTAGTGAAAGTAACGTACGGCTCTCATACAGGGTTGATGACAATGGGTAGTACTAGCGCCTGGAAGGATGAGACTAAAGTTAAACTCACCTCCGCGCCTCGGATGGTTTCAGGTGTGCTAATGGTGCCGCTGCGTTTTGTGGCGAATGTACTGGGTGCAACTCTCTCCCAAGGGAACGGCGGTAAGCTAATAATTACCCTAGTTCCCGCAGACAATGAAGGAGATATACCAGTGGATACGGGGATTGATAGTGATGTGGGGAAGACGCGAATTGGGAACAGCTATTTTCAATGGACACTAAATTATCCGTCTGGACTGATTACTGGAAATAGCGGTGGAGATGAGAGTGTGGCTACCTTTTCGAGTGCTGACAATCTTTATTATTTGGAGATTCATGCAATTGATCAGGCGGTTTCGCTGGATGCAGATGGGCTTCTGGAACAACTAGTTCGGGAAGTCGAGGAAGGTGGGGAGTTGATATTAGATCGGGAGTCGTTCCCCAAGGCCTCTGTGCCCTATGCGCGATTGGTCAGTAAAGATTCCAGCGGAGCACTCTGGGAAAGCAGGTTGATCTATGCAGAAGGTAGACTTTATGAGATTTATTTGACGGATGAAAAAGCCGTTAATTATAAAGACTTAGCTAAGTATTCGGGTTTGCTGAGCTCCTTTCGACCCTCTTTTGACACCAAGGATAACAAGATCCGTGATCTATCTACTGTAAAAAACGGCCTGAGCGAAGCCTACAATGAGGACTACGGCATTTCACTACAGGTTCCTGTTGCTTGGACTAAGGATGACCAGCATTTTTATTATGAAAGCAAACAAGGAAGTCATTTGAGTGTGGCGATTACATCGGCACCTGCTGGTTCCACACTAGAGAGCTGGGCTGAAGAATTGAAGACCAAAACGCAGGAAAACTTTGTAGCGGATGCTTATATTTTTAAGGATAGCAAGAAGTCTGAAATCTCCGGTGTACCTGCGCAAATAGGTGAGACACAGTTGAATTTCGGCAACGGGTGGACGACAGAATATCAGGTAATTGTGCTCAAGAATGGGTTCCGATACTATTTTGAATATGTGACATCTGCTGGACAAGAAGACGATAAGGCCAAATTTAAAGCCATTATAGCCTCAATTGATATTGATTTTGATCACATGAAGGAGAACTTCGGGCGACTCGCTAGCGATGATTATAAGACACTCAAGAATAAAACGATAACCAAAGTATCCAAAAGATACGGCTATGCCATCGATATTCCACGCTTGTGGGCGCCTAATCAAGATGTATTCGAGACACAGTCAGTGGAGTATCGGTTCATCGGAGGACGCTTCCAGATCAGTTCAAAACCTGAGGGCTCCGTGGATTATACGGTTAATGTACTCAAGGATTCTTATCAAAATAAAAATAATGATCCTAAAGGTCCCCGCATTGAAAGTATAGTGGAATCTACCTTTGCAGGTGTTCCTGCTACGATCCTTACTGTGAATCAAATCAAGAATGGTGTGCCTCTCCGCAGTAAGCAAGTTGTTTTCGGTAAAAATGAGGTGGTCTATACGATTACTATTATGCTAAATGATGCCAATGCTACTACAGAACAGCAAGCGCTGCTGGATAAAACACTGCAATCGTTTCGGTTTACGGGGAATGAGTAG
- a CDS encoding trypsin-like peptidase domain-containing protein — protein MRIGEKLVKKGLGLLLCGVLLSGVWSESVYAFGSAAKTVSTASTAQRSKIKNSTAAEDLIPGIIKNVTPSVVGIIGKDDSAGNSGPDDRYNLTHGSGIIVKSNGWIVTNAHVIKDLQNAVVVTSDSKTYSIKETYLDEVSDLALIKINATSLIPAKFIPSTGKTVVGEKVVAIGTPISFSLRNSATVGVISGLNREVDAAYRLIQSDTAINPGNSGGPLVNMKGEVLGINSLKYSAVGVENMGFSIPADTVQYIMNQLFKYGEVKHPSLGLELEASWSSIVGLPTFDPLTVIKVVSPEALKAGVAEDDVLYSIDGHRVVSLVDINELFKSYSPGMTVRLVMQSEGDIIIRKVVLTQGDPLLSEEGSGTDGDEHTEE, from the coding sequence ATGAGGATTGGGGAGAAGCTGGTGAAGAAAGGATTGGGCCTGCTGCTGTGCGGTGTGTTGCTGTCAGGAGTATGGAGTGAGTCGGTTTATGCGTTTGGTAGTGCGGCAAAGACGGTTAGCACGGCGTCGACAGCCCAGAGAAGCAAAATTAAAAATTCGACAGCAGCAGAAGACCTCATACCAGGGATTATTAAAAATGTTACCCCTTCCGTAGTTGGCATTATCGGCAAAGACGATAGTGCTGGGAATAGCGGACCGGATGATCGGTACAATCTGACGCATGGTTCTGGCATTATTGTGAAATCGAACGGCTGGATTGTAACTAATGCACATGTCATCAAGGATCTGCAGAACGCCGTGGTAGTGACGTCGGATTCCAAAACCTACAGCATTAAAGAAACGTATCTCGATGAAGTAAGTGATCTGGCACTGATCAAAATCAATGCCACCTCCCTTATACCTGCAAAGTTTATTCCATCGACCGGCAAAACAGTAGTTGGTGAGAAGGTAGTCGCCATCGGCACACCGATCAGTTTTTCACTAAGGAATTCTGCGACTGTAGGGGTTATAAGTGGTCTTAACCGTGAAGTAGATGCGGCTTATCGTCTGATTCAGAGTGACACAGCGATTAATCCCGGAAATAGCGGAGGTCCGCTAGTGAATATGAAGGGTGAGGTGCTCGGAATAAACAGCTTGAAATACTCAGCGGTGGGTGTGGAGAATATGGGCTTCTCTATTCCGGCAGACACCGTGCAGTATATTATGAACCAGCTTTTTAAGTACGGTGAAGTAAAACACCCGAGTCTTGGACTGGAGTTAGAAGCGAGTTGGTCCTCCATTGTGGGCTTGCCAACGTTTGATCCACTGACCGTAATCAAGGTGGTTTCTCCTGAAGCACTTAAGGCGGGTGTTGCCGAAGACGATGTCTTGTACAGCATTGACGGTCACCGTGTGGTCTCACTAGTTGATATTAATGAATTGTTCAAAAGCTATTCTCCAGGTATGACGGTACGACTGGTTATGCAAAGTGAAGGGGATATCATTATCCGTAAGGTCGTGCTCACTCAGGGTGATCCCCTGTTAAGTGAAGAAGGTTCAGGAACAGATGGGGACGAGCATACGGAAGAATAA
- a CDS encoding DUF2759 family protein, producing the protein MLLAEVAAQGPSKFHTFDVFMILFTILILVGVIRLLRAPQKNKFAIGFGAVSLLVFIISDYAMVMHWLS; encoded by the coding sequence ATGCTACTTGCAGAAGTTGCCGCGCAAGGACCGTCTAAATTTCATACCTTTGATGTTTTTATGATTTTATTCACCATCCTAATTTTGGTCGGAGTCATTCGGTTGCTGAGAGCTCCGCAGAAGAACAAGTTCGCCATTGGTTTCGGAGCGGTTAGTTTGCTGGTTTTTATAATCTCTGACTATGCCATGGTGATGCATTGGTTAAGTTAA